One Cucurbita pepo subsp. pepo cultivar mu-cu-16 chromosome LG09, ASM280686v2, whole genome shotgun sequence DNA window includes the following coding sequences:
- the LOC111801409 gene encoding F-box protein At5g46170-like, giving the protein MSSLRLDLTSKIYPEPDSVFSVNDHFDHLPDSLLLLIFNKIGDVKALGRCCVVSRRFHCLVPQVENVVVRVDCVISDDESSSSSSSSGKSRGPFFSIFRFVFGGIVKPLQALGQFLGQTRASSSLASSSSTSSLAVGTQEDGEIDQSGVTHHSPTQVLKNFNEIRCLRIELPSGELGIDDGVLLKWRADFGSTLDNCVILGASSVIQPGSIKSSTQDNGIDGGLCIGIGGASDDNGSIPESFYTNGGLKLRVVWTISSLIAASARHYLLQPIIADHKTLDSLVLTDADGQGVLCMNKDQLEELRVKPLSASTASKRTLVPALNMRLWYATHLELPNGLILKGATLVAIRPSEQSATKKDVSDCSWASTAFEEPYRTAAKMLVKRRTYCLEMNSF; this is encoded by the coding sequence ATGTCGTCCTTGCGCTTAGATCTGACATCTAAGATCTACCCAGAACCGGACTCTGTTTTCTCTGTTAATGACCACTTTGATCATCTTCCGgattcccttcttcttcttattttcaataaGATCGGTGATGTGAAGGCCCTTGGTCGATGCTGCGTTGTTTCTCGAAGATTTCACTGCCTTGTGCCTCAAGTGGAGAACGTTGTTGTTCGTGTGGATTGTGTTATTTCTGATGATgaatcgtcttcttcctcttcctcctctggTAAATCTCGTGGTCCTTTTTTCAGTATTTTCCGGTTTGTATTTGGCGGCATTGTAAAGCCCCTCCAAGCGTTGGGTCAGTTTTTGGGTCAGACACGAGCGTCATCGAGTTTAGCCTCGTCTTCCTCTACTTCGTCTCTTGCGGTTGGGACCCAAGAGGACGGCGAAATCGATCAAAGTGGGGTGACCCATCACTCCCCGACCCAAGTTCTTAAGAATTTTAACGAGATTCGTTGCCTTCGGATCGAGCTTCCTAGTGGGGAATTGGGTATTGATGATGGGGTTTTGTTGAAATGGCGAGCTGATTTTGGATCCACTTTGGATAATTGTGTGATTTTGGGTGCTTCTTCGGTGATTCAACCTGGCTCCATCAAGTCCTCGACTCAAGATAATGGTATTGATGGAGGGCTCTGTATTGGCATTGGCGGCGCTAGCGATGATAATGGTAGCATACCCGAATCCTTCTACACCAATGGAGGTTTAAAATTGAGAGTAGTATGGACAATTAGTTCGCTTATTGCGGCTTCCGCTAGACACTATTTGTTGCAACCAATAATAGCAGATCACAAGACATTGGATAGTTTGGTTCTAACTGATGCGGATGGACAAGGGGTTCTGTGTATGAACAAAGATCAACTTGAGGAGTTGAGGGTGAAGCCATTGTCTGCTTCCACGGCTTCTAAGAGAACCCTTGTACCAGCTCTGAACATGAGACTTTGGTATGCCACACACTTAGAATTGCCTAATGGGTTAATATTGAAAGGCGCTACCCTGGTCGCTATCCGACCGAGCGAACAGTCTGCAACGAAGAAGGACGTTTCTGACTGCTCTTGGGCTTCAACAGCCTTTGAAGAACCATATAGGACTGCTGCAAAGATGTTAGTGAAGAGGAGAACGTATTGCCTTGAGATGAACTCGTTCTAA
- the LOC111802343 gene encoding ornithine aminotransferase, mitochondrial-like — MASRRQLQCLISLVCRGRRPFSSFPASEKLIDMEKDHSAHNYHPIPVVFSEAKGSSIWDPEGKRYLDFLSAYSAVNQGHCHPKIVKAFQEQAEKLTLSSRAFYNDKFPLFAEYLTQIFGYDMVLPMNTGAEGVETALKLARKWGYKKKKIPKDEAIIVSCCGCFHGRTLAVISMSCDNEATREFGPLLPGHLKVDFGDAVALEKIFKEHGDRIAGFLFEPIQGEAGVIIPPDGYMKAVRDLCSKYNVLLIADEIQSGLARSGKLLACDWENVKPDLVILGKALGGGVIPVSAVLADKDVMLCIQPGEHGSTFGGNPLASAVAIASLEVIKDEKLAERSAKLGEELRNQLVEVQERFPQYIKHVRGRGLFNAVELKSKALSPVSAYDICMKLKERGVLAKPTHDTIIRLTPPLSISLDEVKEGTKALHDVLEIDLPKLMKEKPHNTSPSDSNICDRCGRNLSASTD, encoded by the exons ATGGCGTCCAGAAGGCAGTTGCAATGTTTGATCAGCTTGGTTTGCAGGGGAAGGAGGccattctcttcttttcctgCTTCTGAGAAGCTCATCGATATGGAAAAAGATCATAGTGCACATAA CTACCACCCGATTCCAGTTGTATTCTCAGAAGCAAAGGGGTCATCGATATGGGACCCAGAGGGTAAGAGATATCTGGATTTTCTATCAGCTTATTCTGCTGTCAACCAG GGACATTGTCATCCAAAGATTGTCAAGGCATTCCAAGAACAAGCAGAGAAACTCACTCTTAGCTCTCGAGCTTTCTATAATGATAAGTTTCCCCTGTTTGCTGAGTACTTAACACAAATTTTTGGCTATGATATGGTTCTTCCAATGAACACTGGTGCTGAAGGAGTGGAAACTGCTTTGAAGTTGGCAAGGAAATGGGgttacaagaagaagaaaatcccCAAAGATGAG GCTATTATTGTTTCATGTTGTGGGTGCTTTCACGGTCGGACATTGGCTGTTATTTCCATGAGCTGCGACAACGAAGCGACGCGAGAATTTGGGCCCTTGTTGCCTGGACATCTTAAAGTTGATTTTGGTGATGCAGTTGCCCttgagaaaatatttaaag AGCATGGGGACCGAATAGCTGGATTTTTGTTCGAGCCCATTCAAGGAGAGGCTGGG GTTATTATTCCCCCTGATGGTTACATGAAAGCTGTTCGAGATCTTTGCTCGAAGTATAATGTCTTACTGATTGCCGACGAAATACAATCTGGCTTAGCGAGGTCGGGAAAATTGTTGGCTTGCGATTGGGAGAATGTCAAACCAGATCTAGTG ATACTGGGAAAAGCATTGGGCGGTGGAGTAATACCTGTGAGTGCTGTTCTTGCTGACAAAGATGTAATGCTTTGTATCCAACCTGGAGAGCATGGGAG CACTTTTGGGGGAAATCCACTGGCAAGTGCAGTTGCTATTGCCTCACTTGAAGTGATCAAAGATGAGAAACTTGCTGAAAG ATCAGCTAAATTAGGAGAGGAGCTCAGAAATCAGCTCGTCGAAGTTCAGGAGCGTTTCCCGCAATACATCAAGCATGTTCGAGGAAGAGGTTTATTCAATGCCGTGGAGCTCAAAAGCAAAGCTTTATCTCCTGTTTCGGCGTATGATATTTGCATGAAGTTGAAGGAAAGGGGAGTTCTTGCTAAACCGACGCACGATACTATAATTCGGTTAACGCCTCCACTCTCGATAAG TTTGGATGAGGTGAAAGAAGGCACGAAGGCACTCCATGATGTGCTGGAAATTGATCTTCCAAAGCTGATGAAGGAAAAGCCACACAATACTTCCCCAAGTGATTCTAACATATGTGATCGCTGCGGAAGAAACCTATCTGCCTCTACGGATTAG
- the LOC111802755 gene encoding protein TIFY 5B-like — protein sequence MAVLPIFMEKNCNLELCLSSSMASSDHDSGDLRRHQPPLHQFLDDESSKNSHQQMTIFYNGRVCVADFTEDQARAIIMLATRRSTSRRYRSEPCKREDGSDSGLSMKRSLQRFLHKRKNRIQSASPYTQ from the exons ATGGCGgttcttcccattttcatgGAGAAAAATTGTAACTTGGAACTttgtctttcttcttctatggcTTCTTCCGATCATGATTCCGGTGACCTCCGCCGCCATCAGCCTCCCCTCCACCAGTTCTT AGATGATGAGTCGAGCAAGAACTCTCATCAGCAGATGACAATTTTCTACAATGGAAGAGTTTGTGTGGCTGATTTTACAGAGGATCAG GCCAGAGCTATAATAATGCTAGCAACCCGACGATCCACGAGTCGTCGATATCGATCGGAACCGTGTAAACGTGAAGATGGCTCCGATTCTGGGCTCTCCATGAAGAGATCTTTGCAGAGGTTTCTACATAAAAGGAAGAATCGGATTCAATCTGCTTCACCTTACACTCAATAA